In Trifolium pratense cultivar HEN17-A07 linkage group LG7, ARS_RC_1.1, whole genome shotgun sequence, a genomic segment contains:
- the LOC123894932 gene encoding uncharacterized protein LOC123894932 isoform X2 — protein MEQVLAEKGLNQKVLPSDDGRSESEISQAHDRLTELLQNVYASYSQYMEVVRMIHSTVDGGEGDVGQRICHPFSQVTQLKTNEKLICALDGESLLAMEELRVFGSRGPHLLRELLFGL, from the exons ATGGAGCAGGTTTTGGCAGAGAAAGGTCTGAATCAGAAGGTTTTACCATCTGATGATGGACGTTCAGAAAG TGAGATAAGTCAAGCCCATGATAGACTTACAGAGTTGCTCCAGAATGTTTATGCAAGTTATTCACAGTACATGGAAGTTGTGAGGATGATCCATTCTACTGTTGATGGAGGTGAAGGTGATGTGGGACAGCGTATCTGTCACCCTTTTTCTCAG GTTACACAATTGAAGACGAATGAGAAATTGATTTGTGCATTAGATGGAGAGTCGCTTTTAGCTATGGAGGAGTTGCGCGTGTTCGGCTCGAGAGGACCACATTTGCTTAGGGAGTTATTATTTGGCCTTTGA
- the LOC123894932 gene encoding uncharacterized protein LOC123894932 isoform X1 → MEQVLAEKGLNQKVLPSDDGRSESTRNYQCQIEIFKRYLGTRLFNSSPLDLISAHISQPLLIANEISQAHDRLTELLQNVYASYSQYMEVVRMIHSTVDGGEGDVGQRICHPFSQVTQLKTNEKLICALDGESLLAMEELRVFGSRGPHLLRELLFGL, encoded by the exons ATGGAGCAGGTTTTGGCAGAGAAAGGTCTGAATCAGAAGGTTTTACCATCTGATGATGGACGTTCAGAAAG TACCAGAAACTACCAATGTCAGATTGAAATTTTCAAGAGATATTTGGGAACCAGACTCTTCAACTCCTCCCCATTGGACCTAATCTCTGCACATATCAGCCAGCCGTTGTTAATCGCCAA TGAGATAAGTCAAGCCCATGATAGACTTACAGAGTTGCTCCAGAATGTTTATGCAAGTTATTCACAGTACATGGAAGTTGTGAGGATGATCCATTCTACTGTTGATGGAGGTGAAGGTGATGTGGGACAGCGTATCTGTCACCCTTTTTCTCAG GTTACACAATTGAAGACGAATGAGAAATTGATTTGTGCATTAGATGGAGAGTCGCTTTTAGCTATGGAGGAGTTGCGCGTGTTCGGCTCGAGAGGACCACATTTGCTTAGGGAGTTATTATTTGGCCTTTGA